The following proteins are co-located in the Rhodopirellula islandica genome:
- a CDS encoding dockerin type I domain-containing protein produces MFAFNASQREAFDTDWAFSLFISDASDDADGYYASGGSFSGAFAFPGGLYVVAPSTRPAQTFAHEISHIFWGLDEYSGGGSYDQSRGYYNTPNDNAEDNPAPGFTQQPSIMAGGNNLVNGYQNFVSPETTFAMIGWQDSDGDGIFDVLDVPLNFDGSGHYDSQTNEFHFRGEASSATLINQNSSGPQSDITLNVVSELQVSIDGGEWTTLQSPDSPTATFDFSIDVPPTMTSVSLRVIDAATGVTSQTLTGSRTTPLVSESPVAGFVYFDENGDSNRSEFESLLAGIQLDVLAANGTELSSGSFDVADVSLDTDLLPTGGMTFAAIGDNVRTELQVQQDTRFVDEPLIHVMDQNFSRWWPGLDSRLGMEVTFDQPVGHVEVDLVGLQDDSYGRVEAYDAAGNLIMRVTTDIRNTANGSLSEGQNQTLTLVDPESRIARIEIAGHASTQIGVTGVRHGVEPQIVTDASGAFTQTNLADGQYQLHWQPTQVIHAIADATITVVGGQITSGVTTAGDLVSVAATRVDSPRYNTDLGEDVNGDGVVTALDALQVINDLNANGDRTLTFAETTGSKIDVTNDGNVSALDALRVINKLNELDGGSEPSGEYIADAQSSGTGGDNSSDSNSSDSSGFAAFSHATNDSLASHDVPQPTFDQQGSNDAIFRDDETLGEILGLEAKFIAS; encoded by the coding sequence ATGTTTGCATTCAACGCATCGCAACGCGAAGCGTTTGATACCGACTGGGCGTTCTCCCTGTTCATCAGTGACGCCTCCGACGACGCCGATGGCTACTACGCCTCAGGCGGATCGTTCTCGGGCGCCTTCGCATTCCCGGGTGGATTGTACGTCGTTGCCCCCTCCACCCGGCCCGCTCAAACCTTCGCCCATGAGATCTCCCACATCTTCTGGGGGTTGGACGAATACAGCGGCGGTGGGTCGTACGACCAAAGCCGTGGCTACTACAACACTCCCAACGACAACGCCGAAGACAACCCGGCCCCCGGATTCACTCAGCAACCCAGCATCATGGCGGGCGGCAACAACCTGGTGAACGGGTACCAAAACTTCGTCTCGCCTGAGACCACCTTCGCGATGATCGGATGGCAAGACTCCGACGGAGACGGCATCTTCGATGTGCTCGACGTCCCGCTGAACTTCGACGGCAGCGGTCACTACGATTCCCAAACCAACGAATTCCATTTCCGCGGGGAAGCGTCCTCCGCGACACTGATCAACCAAAACTCATCGGGACCACAAAGCGACATCACGCTCAATGTCGTGTCGGAATTGCAAGTCTCGATTGATGGTGGTGAATGGACGACGCTGCAGTCCCCCGACAGTCCCACTGCAACATTCGACTTTTCGATCGATGTCCCACCGACCATGACCTCGGTCTCCCTGCGAGTCATCGACGCCGCAACAGGAGTCACCAGCCAAACGTTGACGGGTTCAAGAACCACCCCCTTGGTTTCTGAGTCCCCCGTCGCGGGCTTCGTCTACTTTGATGAAAACGGTGACTCCAACCGCAGCGAATTCGAATCCCTGCTGGCGGGGATCCAGTTGGATGTGCTCGCCGCCAACGGGACCGAACTGTCCAGCGGCAGTTTTGACGTCGCCGATGTCAGCCTGGACACCGACCTGTTGCCCACCGGCGGAATGACTTTCGCTGCCATCGGTGACAATGTTCGCACGGAACTCCAAGTCCAACAGGACACCCGGTTCGTCGACGAACCATTGATCCACGTGATGGACCAAAACTTCAGCCGCTGGTGGCCCGGCCTGGATTCCCGTCTGGGAATGGAAGTCACCTTTGATCAACCGGTTGGCCACGTCGAAGTCGATCTTGTCGGACTGCAAGACGACAGTTACGGACGAGTCGAGGCCTATGACGCGGCTGGTAATTTGATCATGCGAGTCACCACGGACATCCGCAACACGGCCAACGGGAGTCTCAGCGAAGGTCAAAACCAAACGTTGACGCTGGTCGATCCCGAATCCCGGATCGCACGCATTGAAATTGCCGGGCATGCCTCCACCCAAATCGGAGTCACCGGGGTCCGGCATGGCGTCGAACCTCAAATTGTGACGGACGCGTCCGGTGCCTTCACCCAAACCAACTTGGCCGACGGACAATATCAACTGCATTGGCAGCCCACGCAGGTCATTCACGCGATTGCCGATGCGACGATCACCGTCGTGGGCGGACAAATCACTTCGGGCGTCACCACAGCGGGAGACCTGGTCTCCGTTGCTGCGACCCGAGTCGACAGCCCTCGCTACAACACCGACCTCGGCGAAGACGTCAACGGCGACGGGGTCGTCACCGCCTTGGATGCACTGCAAGTCATCAACGACTTGAATGCCAACGGCGACCGCACCCTGACCTTCGCTGAAACCACCGGCTCCAAGATCGACGTCACCAACGACGGCAACGTCTCTGCCTTGGATGCGTTGCGAGTCATCAACAAACTCAACGAACTCGACGGTGGATCAGAACCTTCCGGCGAATACATCGCGGATGCTCAATCAAGCGGCACCGGCGGAGACAACTCATCGGACTCGAATTCTTCCGATTCAAGTGGTTTCGCGGCCTTCTCCCATGCGACGAACGATTCCCTCGCGTCGCATGACGTGCCCCAGCCAACATTCGATCAACAGGGTTCCAACGACGCCATCTTCCGCGATGACGAAACCCTGGGCGAAATCCTCGGTCTGGAAGCCAAATTCATCGCTTCCTAA
- a CDS encoding glycoside hydrolase family 5 protein, whose protein sequence is MRVHESSQADHVLKQDFPTSIGVSIAGPEFGTHHSDFSNANPGVFEVDYTYPGASTIEPLAQRGIRLMRLPVRWERLQPALGEELDPQELDRLVRTIAQVRASEARVIIDLHNYGRYRTLTARGPRDCIIDQRIDGQTPVSSEHLADLWTRLAIHFHDNSTVIAYGLMNEPHDMGRSKWDEISQRSVDAIRAVDQQTWLLVAGDAWSSTEKFSRVNGPDAWINDATGRVLYEGHCYLDHDSSGQYKLSFAEEAFNDPSIRQRPAKRLQPFVEWCQQNRVRGFVGEFGVPVDDANWNDLFSEMLVQMDQADLGGCVWAAGPWWADYPLSVEVGHSKELDPLSLRKIVERN, encoded by the coding sequence ATGCGTGTGCACGAATCATCCCAAGCGGACCACGTTCTCAAGCAAGACTTTCCAACTTCGATCGGAGTCTCGATCGCTGGACCTGAATTCGGAACTCATCATTCCGATTTTTCAAACGCCAATCCAGGCGTCTTTGAAGTCGACTACACCTATCCGGGCGCTTCGACGATCGAGCCATTGGCACAGCGTGGGATTCGCTTGATGCGATTGCCGGTCCGATGGGAGCGTTTGCAGCCGGCACTCGGCGAAGAACTGGATCCACAAGAACTTGACCGCTTGGTCCGAACCATCGCCCAGGTGAGAGCCTCCGAAGCTCGAGTGATCATCGATCTGCACAACTACGGGCGGTACCGAACCCTCACTGCCCGGGGACCTCGGGATTGCATCATCGATCAAAGGATCGACGGGCAAACCCCGGTTTCAAGCGAGCACTTGGCTGATCTTTGGACCCGGTTGGCAATCCATTTCCACGATAATTCAACTGTGATTGCTTACGGGTTGATGAATGAACCCCATGACATGGGGCGTTCCAAATGGGACGAAATTTCTCAGCGTTCAGTCGATGCGATTCGAGCTGTTGACCAACAAACATGGCTCCTGGTTGCCGGTGATGCCTGGTCCTCCACCGAGAAATTTTCCCGCGTCAACGGCCCAGACGCTTGGATCAACGATGCGACAGGACGCGTGCTCTACGAAGGGCACTGCTACTTGGACCACGATTCCAGCGGTCAATACAAACTGTCCTTCGCTGAAGAAGCATTCAATGACCCCAGCATCAGGCAACGCCCCGCCAAGCGACTGCAGCCCTTCGTGGAATGGTGCCAACAGAATCGCGTGCGAGGATTTGTGGGTGAATTTGGCGTGCCCGTTGACGACGCCAATTGGAACGACCTCTTTTCGGAAATGCTGGTGCAAATGGACCAAGCCGATCTTGGCGGGTGCGTCTGGGCAGCTGGGCCCTGGTGGGCGGACTACCCGCTTTCAGTGGAGGTGGGCCATTCCAAAGAACTGGATCCATTGTCGTTGCGGAAAATTGTGGAACGGAATTGA
- a CDS encoding response regulator transcription factor, with amino-acid sequence MSDETKSPTIHLVDDNEVDRIAIGRILASVGIAVREYADSDAFLAELGQSQIACLVVDVRMPGLDGPSLQRELLERCLDIPIILVSGVATVPIATAAMRLGALDLLEKPVDPERFVSLVKTALSIGEDREMRMNLALQLKEELATLTEQERLVLPSVCDGLSIKAIAAQRELTFTEAARCQSSVLEKFSCCNPLQLLKRFQKAGLLVELDPSLASADSALEFTFRSDRSERVLHPKSLAKSQLSPVR; translated from the coding sequence ATGAGTGATGAAACCAAATCGCCGACGATACACCTGGTCGACGATAACGAGGTTGATCGCATTGCAATTGGGCGAATTCTGGCGTCAGTCGGGATCGCTGTGAGAGAGTACGCCGATTCAGATGCCTTCTTGGCGGAACTCGGCCAGAGCCAGATCGCGTGTCTGGTCGTGGATGTTCGGATGCCGGGTCTGGATGGCCCTTCGCTTCAGCGAGAACTGCTGGAACGTTGCTTGGACATTCCAATCATCTTGGTTTCGGGAGTCGCGACGGTTCCGATTGCCACGGCAGCGATGCGTCTGGGCGCCTTGGATCTGCTTGAAAAACCAGTGGATCCAGAGAGATTTGTTTCGCTGGTGAAAACGGCTCTTTCCATTGGTGAAGATCGTGAAATGCGAATGAACTTGGCTCTGCAATTGAAAGAGGAGTTGGCGACGTTGACCGAACAAGAACGCCTGGTTCTTCCCTCGGTTTGCGACGGTTTGTCCATCAAAGCCATTGCCGCGCAACGCGAGCTGACGTTCACGGAAGCGGCCCGATGCCAAAGCAGCGTTCTAGAGAAGTTCAGTTGTTGCAATCCGCTGCAACTGCTCAAGCGATTTCAAAAGGCCGGCTTGCTGGTGGAGTTGGATCCATCGTTGGCCTCCGCGGATTCGGCATTGGAATTCACCTTCCGCAGCGATCGTTCCGAGCGAGTGCTCCATCCCAAGAGCCTGGCGAAGAGCCAGCTCTCGCCTGTCAGGTGA
- a CDS encoding glycosyltransferase, with amino-acid sequence MFGSSNRFIRRTSIIAAMLVSVVYLGFRGAFTLNFDSVYATSASLSLYVAELYGCLLMHLYFFQIWEIVEPEPVAPLKNRTVDVYIPTYNEDPSLLRGTISAALALHYEHETYVLDDGNRPAVAELCDELGATYINRDTNLHAKAGNLNHAMGITAGEFVVIFDADHISRQDFITRLLGYFEDDRLGFVQTPHSFYNFDNFHGTLDYGRQTYWEEGEIFYNVIQPGKNYWNGVSFCGSAAMFRRTALEDVGCVATETITEDMHTGLRLHAKGWNSLFVNERLVSGQAATDVTTFNTQRLRWGEGNLGIFAHDNPFTMPGLTFAQRLCYLGSMLSWTTGIQKLQLYLAPMLMLLTGVAPVAELSWTLGIITLIYMLTIWTAVTVTSNGHGNLIGTELTHMASFWTQIQSCYRAVFKRKKTTFVVTSKRGRQTNSIRRFIMPQCLYIVGSALAIAWASTKYSIGLTHDLTGVLVGSFLLLSQCWFAWQVIQRSLRASDETEEIWRHPCALHMTYQIGEEDDRRVGTAVTCDLNEVGVGFHAFEDLPIDQDIDLTISAMGLTATCRARLCQKSQGLQSQSSRDGNATSYRYGCEFVEPSTEALGVIWRLCSDYATTRMYDQFESRKKHRDDSIEVQLATSEMDDERINLPISLSDGSTKYEPTVTEGITAHGCMVLATNCPDIGTETRFVLTTPLGRIAGTTVVTEIHQVKLGCVPLQLAKLDFVGFTGEGRSLLLSLCNASDQNRVSAVVKLQPPERQLPRVRPAILTGTLSIAASLIAIFGTLVWNQDDILLNFNQQATVVPQETRVKLASLLAKTVADPDADEQRIVRLREIFQNLGDRQSIGKLDQLIMDRDVTTFTAKFCRAQTFDGAEMYDRALPIYADLLEHVEEASDDQERNELFISAGRNHANRGDVARAVALFSRVDPLVVKDDPKLRREHAGLLAKVGRIEEAISFLTEDDDSEPSYEDRLHRAHLYASARHFDQVIEHCHALLTIDSEDPAVLKLLANAALGRDDFELAMSTMDRLVQLRPDDSEARRLHALTCLWNHDGERAMRLIEPILVANPNDAELQRSFVEASLLVDQLSPSQSAQLQRVALAISEGPNAGVAGQTMVAAMARHNQTESLIPFLTQMVEERPHEIKLRLQLVDLLESAGDFRSAEKHLNWLLTATTASL; translated from the coding sequence ATGTTCGGAAGCTCCAATCGTTTCATCCGTCGCACTTCCATCATTGCCGCCATGCTGGTGTCCGTGGTCTACCTCGGATTTCGCGGCGCGTTCACGCTGAACTTCGACAGTGTGTATGCAACGAGTGCATCGCTCTCGCTGTATGTCGCCGAGCTCTACGGTTGCTTGCTGATGCACCTGTACTTTTTCCAAATTTGGGAAATTGTGGAGCCCGAACCGGTTGCTCCGCTCAAAAACCGAACCGTCGACGTCTACATTCCAACCTACAACGAAGACCCCAGTCTTCTGCGCGGCACCATTTCCGCTGCGCTCGCGTTGCACTACGAACACGAAACCTACGTGTTGGATGATGGCAACCGTCCCGCCGTGGCAGAGTTGTGCGATGAACTGGGCGCGACCTACATCAACCGCGACACCAATTTGCATGCCAAGGCAGGCAATTTGAACCATGCGATGGGAATCACGGCGGGTGAATTCGTGGTCATCTTCGATGCCGATCACATCTCCCGCCAAGACTTCATCACCCGACTGTTGGGCTACTTCGAAGACGACCGATTGGGATTCGTCCAGACGCCCCACTCGTTTTACAACTTCGACAATTTCCACGGGACTCTGGACTACGGTCGGCAAACCTACTGGGAAGAAGGCGAGATCTTCTACAATGTGATCCAGCCCGGCAAGAACTACTGGAACGGTGTCTCGTTCTGCGGCAGTGCCGCGATGTTCCGCCGGACCGCCCTGGAAGACGTCGGTTGCGTGGCCACTGAAACTATCACCGAAGACATGCACACCGGTCTTCGACTGCATGCCAAAGGCTGGAACTCGCTCTTCGTGAATGAGCGCTTGGTCAGCGGCCAAGCGGCCACCGATGTCACGACCTTCAACACACAACGTCTGCGTTGGGGAGAAGGCAATCTGGGAATCTTCGCCCATGACAATCCCTTCACAATGCCAGGCCTGACGTTTGCGCAGCGTCTTTGCTACTTGGGATCGATGCTCAGTTGGACGACTGGAATTCAGAAGCTGCAGTTGTACCTGGCTCCGATGTTGATGCTGTTGACCGGCGTCGCACCGGTTGCGGAACTGTCTTGGACGTTGGGGATCATCACGTTGATCTACATGCTCACGATCTGGACCGCCGTGACCGTGACGAGCAATGGACACGGCAATTTGATTGGGACCGAATTGACACACATGGCATCGTTCTGGACTCAAATCCAATCCTGCTACCGAGCCGTGTTCAAACGCAAAAAGACCACCTTCGTTGTGACGTCCAAACGAGGCCGGCAAACCAACAGCATTCGCCGCTTCATCATGCCTCAATGCTTGTACATCGTCGGCAGTGCCTTGGCCATTGCCTGGGCATCGACCAAGTATTCGATCGGGTTGACGCATGACTTGACGGGGGTCCTGGTAGGTTCGTTTTTGCTGCTGAGCCAGTGTTGGTTTGCTTGGCAGGTGATCCAGCGATCGCTTCGGGCCTCAGACGAAACAGAAGAAATCTGGCGTCACCCCTGTGCTCTGCACATGACCTATCAAATCGGCGAGGAAGATGACCGTCGCGTTGGAACAGCTGTCACGTGCGACCTGAACGAAGTGGGGGTGGGCTTCCACGCCTTCGAGGATCTGCCAATCGATCAAGACATCGACTTGACCATCTCAGCGATGGGATTGACCGCGACCTGTCGAGCACGACTGTGCCAAAAATCGCAGGGTTTGCAGTCGCAATCCTCCCGTGACGGCAACGCAACCAGCTATCGCTACGGGTGTGAGTTTGTGGAGCCGTCGACTGAAGCCCTTGGCGTGATCTGGCGGCTGTGCTCGGACTACGCCACAACGCGGATGTACGACCAGTTCGAATCGCGAAAGAAGCATCGTGACGACTCGATCGAAGTCCAGTTAGCAACCAGTGAGATGGATGATGAACGCATCAATTTGCCCATCTCCCTGTCGGACGGGTCAACCAAGTATGAACCCACCGTCACGGAAGGGATCACGGCCCACGGGTGCATGGTCCTCGCCACCAATTGCCCCGACATCGGAACGGAAACTCGTTTCGTTCTGACCACACCGCTAGGACGAATCGCGGGCACAACGGTGGTCACCGAAATCCATCAGGTGAAACTCGGATGCGTGCCGCTGCAACTCGCCAAATTGGACTTCGTGGGCTTCACGGGCGAGGGCCGAAGCCTGCTGCTCTCGCTGTGCAATGCCAGTGACCAGAATCGCGTCAGCGCCGTGGTGAAACTTCAACCACCCGAACGCCAGTTGCCTCGCGTACGCCCAGCCATCTTGACCGGCACACTGTCCATTGCGGCGTCTCTGATCGCAATCTTCGGAACCTTGGTTTGGAACCAGGATGATATCCTGTTGAACTTCAATCAGCAGGCAACTGTCGTCCCACAAGAAACCCGCGTCAAACTGGCATCCCTGTTGGCCAAAACCGTCGCAGATCCAGATGCAGACGAACAACGAATCGTTCGCTTGCGCGAAATCTTCCAGAACTTGGGGGATCGCCAGAGCATCGGCAAGCTGGATCAACTGATCATGGATCGAGATGTCACCACGTTCACCGCGAAATTCTGTCGAGCACAGACCTTCGATGGCGCCGAAATGTACGACCGCGCCCTGCCCATCTACGCTGACTTGCTGGAGCATGTCGAGGAAGCCAGCGATGATCAAGAACGCAACGAACTGTTCATCTCAGCCGGACGCAACCACGCCAACCGAGGTGACGTGGCGAGAGCTGTGGCTTTGTTCTCTCGAGTTGACCCGCTGGTTGTCAAAGACGATCCCAAGTTACGCCGTGAACACGCAGGCTTGTTAGCCAAGGTCGGCCGAATCGAAGAAGCCATCTCATTCTTGACCGAAGACGATGATTCAGAACCCAGCTATGAAGATCGCCTTCACCGGGCACACCTCTACGCGTCCGCTCGGCATTTTGATCAGGTGATTGAACATTGTCATGCGTTGCTAACGATTGATTCCGAGGATCCCGCTGTCCTGAAATTGCTTGCCAACGCAGCCTTGGGGCGAGACGATTTCGAATTGGCAATGTCGACCATGGATCGTTTGGTGCAACTCCGTCCCGATGACTCAGAGGCCCGCCGACTGCATGCTTTGACTTGTTTGTGGAATCACGATGGCGAGCGGGCGATGAGATTGATCGAACCCATTTTGGTGGCCAATCCCAACGACGCGGAGTTGCAACGCTCCTTTGTCGAAGCGAGTCTGTTGGTGGACCAGTTGTCGCCCTCCCAGTCAGCCCAACTGCAACGGGTTGCTTTGGCCATCTCAGAGGGCCCCAATGCAGGCGTCGCCGGACAGACGATGGTGGCGGCAATGGCGCGGCACAATCAAACCGAGTCATTGATCCCTTTCTTGACTCAAATGGTTGAAGAACGTCCCCACGAGATCAAACTGCGATTGCAATTGGTGGACCTCTTGGAATCGGCAGGCGATTTCCGCTCCGCTGAAAAGCATCTGAATTGGCTGCTCACGGCGACCACTGCGTCGTTGTAA
- a CDS encoding tetratricopeptide repeat protein, whose translation MFLLAASWGAPTVGEDGFSTPFRLPSASQSQSDRDRERVSARWVQHKERVKTAKNNTVELETLPAPSRSPEELPAPDSDQEIRRGILLRAVRNAVSLGDIPLAIERFEDLFQEFPGQTDLKIEYIGLLIQSGNLTKAEQSLKVLVEQFPDSIPFHILHAELLIQQGKHLNAERSFRKIVESGEANVDVLISFARVLAWQGNLAEAVEVYERHLRDLPGLPLQNELAIAELLIEIQHPGDAVAVLLRLYESDPGNPQVLVMLVLANSRMGENVVIHRYLEELQSNPEFTFDSRIELADTLYRDGADRLALMVYQSASVLRPNHVSTQTKIVRVLVRLFDMNGAKAVLDSIEETNAGSPDHRLVRLETANYQTAFGEHAKAFAIYRSLLVNNEGDELAQVGLGTLYHAIGDDRAAETVFRNLGTKQSHSVQMLAESLLKQNRVSEAIQTLRHSSHPATLAQEAAVADILLRGRDYAAAESVCVAALAGAQGIALDVATKIQIRTTLGLSQLKQGRFAEAEDTLQETRRMQGGDSAKLRYGLYRCLIALDREAEAEQVLSDERNSFAPMTKDRVTIAQLAMADCECKLAERLLQQALMFDPSNVYLMCLLGESRSMCNRCSGDCDDRSSFVSALAASPMNTRARLGLARSYTRTNDFSLANKSFDMILTAFPQHETARIEYARMQYAWKGVDAANRAYAEAKARHRPQEFLPGASLMHSDLNALQVEYEQASNRLQLIEAERKAKYYKDWKPRTAQANYQSLLQLDPTNQEAQFDLGQVHSALNQTRKAIARYDCLLRLDPCHTEALIAKRRMQLETRPQILNSFQFEFRSGRQGLTDLTSLRLDTRVVKPIGDQDEYLIAGYAHRFLRPKQGEDADGNVAILGFQTKPWDHLRLFALAELEQYDQGFSTRVPFRAGLNWRTPADVHLGLAGFLENIAANGESIRQDTFRGGLELTAATNFSWRWDAAAMYRLAGYSDDNLSQEVLVQNNYLLIPGRTQLRWKTDWNLIAFNESTRFNADPDDLTGILHPYFSPSAFTFASSGMEVRKWLSPHNFHGADAHWVSAYGGVRIDSDSVGYGLFEAAAHRDHQGWLSAEVKTSVILSEVYNSVGVGGLFTIRFP comes from the coding sequence GTGTTTTTGTTGGCTGCGTCGTGGGGAGCCCCCACGGTCGGCGAGGATGGATTCTCCACCCCGTTTCGTTTGCCTTCGGCCTCCCAATCGCAATCCGATCGCGATCGCGAAAGGGTCTCTGCTCGATGGGTTCAGCACAAAGAAAGAGTTAAGACTGCGAAAAACAACACGGTCGAACTGGAGACACTCCCCGCCCCATCCCGGTCACCGGAGGAATTGCCAGCCCCGGATTCGGATCAAGAAATCCGTCGCGGGATTTTGCTTCGCGCGGTCCGCAATGCCGTGAGCTTGGGGGACATCCCACTCGCTATCGAGCGCTTTGAAGATCTCTTTCAAGAGTTTCCCGGCCAAACGGATCTGAAAATTGAGTACATCGGGTTGCTCATTCAATCCGGCAACCTCACGAAGGCGGAGCAATCGTTGAAGGTGCTGGTGGAGCAGTTTCCCGATTCCATTCCGTTTCACATCTTGCATGCCGAGTTGTTGATTCAGCAGGGAAAACATCTCAATGCAGAACGTTCGTTTCGCAAGATCGTCGAAAGCGGTGAAGCGAATGTGGATGTTCTGATCTCCTTTGCCCGCGTGCTTGCCTGGCAAGGCAACCTTGCCGAGGCAGTGGAGGTCTACGAGCGACACCTGCGAGATTTGCCTGGTTTGCCGTTGCAGAACGAATTGGCGATCGCCGAACTTCTGATTGAGATTCAGCACCCCGGAGATGCCGTTGCAGTGCTGCTCCGCTTGTACGAATCCGATCCCGGCAACCCGCAAGTCCTCGTGATGCTGGTGCTCGCGAATTCGCGAATGGGCGAGAACGTGGTCATCCATCGCTATCTCGAGGAGCTGCAATCGAATCCGGAGTTCACGTTTGACAGTCGGATTGAATTGGCCGACACGTTGTATCGAGACGGTGCCGATCGGTTGGCATTGATGGTGTACCAGTCCGCTTCCGTGCTGCGACCCAATCATGTCAGCACACAGACCAAGATTGTTCGTGTTCTGGTGCGTCTGTTCGACATGAACGGTGCGAAAGCGGTTTTGGATTCGATTGAAGAGACGAACGCCGGATCTCCCGACCATCGTTTGGTGAGACTGGAAACCGCCAACTATCAAACCGCGTTTGGCGAACATGCCAAAGCGTTTGCAATCTATCGATCGCTGTTGGTCAACAACGAAGGCGATGAGTTGGCGCAGGTTGGTTTAGGAACGCTCTACCATGCGATTGGAGATGATCGCGCTGCTGAAACCGTTTTCCGCAATTTGGGGACGAAGCAATCACACTCGGTCCAAATGCTGGCTGAGTCGTTGTTGAAACAAAACCGAGTCAGTGAGGCGATTCAAACGCTGCGTCATTCATCGCATCCGGCGACGTTGGCACAGGAAGCAGCGGTCGCTGACATCTTGCTGCGTGGACGAGATTATGCCGCCGCGGAATCAGTCTGCGTGGCAGCCTTGGCGGGTGCCCAAGGGATTGCACTGGATGTCGCCACGAAAATCCAGATTCGCACGACCCTCGGACTGTCACAGCTCAAGCAGGGACGCTTTGCGGAAGCCGAGGACACGCTCCAAGAAACACGGCGAATGCAGGGGGGCGATTCGGCCAAGCTTCGATACGGCCTGTATCGCTGTTTGATCGCACTGGACCGTGAAGCGGAGGCCGAGCAAGTGTTGTCGGACGAGCGAAATTCGTTCGCCCCCATGACGAAAGATCGAGTCACGATCGCTCAATTGGCCATGGCCGACTGCGAGTGCAAGTTGGCAGAGCGATTGTTGCAGCAAGCCTTGATGTTCGACCCGAGCAATGTGTACCTGATGTGCTTGCTGGGGGAATCCCGATCGATGTGCAATCGATGCTCTGGCGATTGTGACGATCGATCGAGTTTCGTTTCGGCACTGGCGGCATCGCCGATGAACACCCGTGCCCGCTTGGGGCTGGCGCGTTCCTACACCCGCACGAATGATTTCAGCTTGGCAAACAAGTCGTTCGACATGATTCTGACGGCGTTCCCCCAACACGAAACGGCACGGATCGAATACGCTCGCATGCAATACGCGTGGAAGGGCGTGGATGCGGCGAACCGTGCGTATGCGGAAGCGAAAGCACGCCACCGTCCACAGGAGTTTTTGCCTGGTGCGAGCTTGATGCACAGTGACCTGAACGCGTTGCAGGTCGAATACGAACAGGCTAGCAACCGCTTGCAACTCATCGAAGCGGAACGGAAGGCCAAGTACTACAAGGACTGGAAGCCGCGAACCGCGCAGGCAAACTATCAATCCTTGCTTCAGTTGGACCCAACCAACCAGGAAGCTCAGTTTGATCTGGGCCAGGTCCATTCTGCTTTGAACCAAACTCGGAAGGCCATCGCCCGGTACGACTGCTTGCTCCGTCTCGATCCGTGCCATACGGAGGCCTTGATTGCCAAGCGGCGGATGCAATTGGAAACACGACCACAGATTCTGAACTCCTTTCAGTTTGAATTCCGGTCCGGCCGGCAAGGGTTGACCGATCTCACCTCGTTGCGTTTGGACACTCGGGTGGTCAAACCAATTGGAGATCAGGACGAATACCTCATCGCTGGCTATGCCCATCGTTTTTTGCGGCCCAAACAAGGCGAGGATGCGGATGGGAACGTGGCGATTCTTGGTTTCCAAACCAAACCATGGGACCACCTGCGTTTATTCGCGTTGGCGGAGTTGGAACAATACGATCAAGGTTTCTCAACACGAGTCCCGTTTCGCGCGGGATTGAACTGGCGAACGCCGGCGGACGTTCATCTCGGGCTGGCGGGATTCTTGGAGAACATCGCTGCAAACGGTGAATCAATCCGTCAAGACACCTTTCGTGGTGGTTTGGAACTGACCGCAGCAACGAACTTTTCCTGGCGTTGGGATGCGGCCGCGATGTACCGTTTGGCGGGCTATTCCGATGACAATCTTTCACAAGAAGTGTTGGTTCAGAACAACTACTTGCTGATTCCTGGACGCACACAATTGCGATGGAAGACGGATTGGAATTTGATCGCGTTCAACGAATCAACTCGATTCAACGCCGACCCTGATGATTTGACTGGGATACTTCATCCGTATTTCAGTCCGTCTGCATTCACGTTTGCGTCCAGTGGCATGGAAGTCCGCAAGTGGCTGAGTCCTCACAACTTTCATGGTGCGGATGCCCATTGGGTGTCGGCCTACGGTGGAGTGCGGATCGACTCTGACAGCGTTGGCTACGGACTGTTCGAAGCAGCCGCGCATCGAGATCACCAGGGATGGTTGAGTGCGGAGGTGAAAACCTCGGTCATCCTCTCGGAAGTCTACAACAGCGTTGGCGTGGGCGGTTTGTTCACGATCCGGTTCCCGTGA